A single Flavobacterium sp. 1 DNA region contains:
- a CDS encoding type I restriction endonuclease, translating to MEFSTQLKSLADKINQLKDKIETEESTKHAFVLPFINILGYDTFNPTEVVPEFTADIGLKKGEKVDYAIIQDGAPILIIECKNWKEKLSVHNSQLFRYFHVTKTRFALLTNGITYQFFTDLDEKNKMDAKPFLEFEITSLKDNVINEIAKFHKSSFDVNHIVSNASSLKYIQEIKKQINDELSNPSNEFVKLFANKVYSGRLTEKVMDEFKDLVQKGFNQFISDKINDRLKAALTKESLQQEEQIESATEESKICTSEEELEAFRIVVAILRRKLPTSRIVSRDTQSYFGILLDDNNRKPLCRLHLNNGKKYIGLFNTDKSEIRQSIQTIDDIYLFEKELLETVGGYEKD from the coding sequence ATGGAATTCTCTACCCAACTGAAATCTTTAGCTGATAAAATTAATCAGCTGAAAGATAAAATTGAAACCGAAGAATCAACAAAACATGCTTTTGTGCTTCCTTTTATCAACATCTTAGGCTACGACACTTTCAATCCAACCGAAGTAGTACCCGAATTCACAGCCGATATTGGTCTCAAGAAAGGCGAGAAAGTTGATTATGCCATTATTCAAGATGGAGCTCCAATCCTGATTATCGAATGCAAAAATTGGAAGGAGAAATTATCCGTTCATAATTCGCAATTGTTTCGCTATTTCCATGTAACCAAAACCCGTTTTGCTCTTTTAACCAATGGGATTACCTATCAGTTTTTCACAGATTTGGACGAGAAAAACAAAATGGATGCAAAACCATTTCTGGAATTCGAAATCACTTCACTAAAAGACAATGTGATTAATGAAATTGCAAAATTCCACAAATCCAGTTTTGATGTCAATCATATTGTAAGCAATGCCAGTTCCTTAAAATACATACAGGAAATCAAAAAACAGATTAATGATGAATTGTCCAATCCGTCCAATGAATTTGTAAAACTGTTTGCTAATAAAGTCTATTCAGGCCGATTGACTGAAAAAGTGATGGATGAATTTAAAGATTTGGTTCAAAAAGGTTTCAATCAATTCATTAGTGACAAAATAAATGACCGACTCAAAGCCGCTCTCACTAAAGAATCCTTACAACAAGAAGAACAAATTGAATCTGCAACAGAAGAAAGCAAAATTTGCACCAGCGAAGAAGAACTTGAAGCCTTTAGAATTGTAGTGGCTATTTTGAGGCGAAAACTTCCAACCAGCAGAATTGTTTCCCGCGACACGCAATCCTATTTTGGAATTTTATTAGACGATAACAATCGAAAACCATTGTGCAGACTACACCTCAACAACGGCAAAAAATACATCGGGCTTTTCAATACTGATAAAAGCGAAATTCGCCAATCGATTCAGACCATTGATGATATTTATTTATTTGAGAAAGAGTTGTTGGAGACGGTGGGAGGATATGAAAAAGATTGA
- a CDS encoding YegP family protein: MKFPKFIIKKSTNDQFYFNLWSKDIAIVLKSEMYTTKQNCKNGIESVKTNAPLDKNYDRKTSDNSKYYFVLKSQNNGQVIGTSNMYPNVSDRDTAIERVKIDAPIAETEDLS; this comes from the coding sequence ATGAAATTTCCAAAATTTATCATTAAAAAAAGCACTAACGATCAATTCTATTTTAATCTATGGTCAAAAGATATAGCTATTGTTTTAAAAAGTGAAATGTACACTACAAAACAAAATTGCAAAAACGGAATTGAGTCCGTAAAAACAAATGCTCCTTTGGATAAAAATTACGACAGAAAAACATCTGACAACTCCAAATATTATTTTGTCCTAAAATCTCAAAATAATGGTCAAGTGATTGGAACCAGCAATATGTACCCGAACGTATCCGATAGAGATACTGCAATTGAAAGAGTCAAAATTGATGCTCCAATAGCCGAAACTGAAGATTTATCTTAA
- a CDS encoding response regulator transcription factor — MFKKVLIVDDIDFNDIAAVQVLEELEVPEIAFAKYCDDALLKIKKGYKDNEPYELLISDLSFKIDYRKNTLNSGEELIAAVKQLFPEIKIIAFSIEDKSYRIKSLFDKYSINGFVMKGRNSIPELKKAVEVVYKDTQKYLSPELSNILQDKTINEIDNYDIQLIKYLSIGVTQENMEATFKEAGISPNSKSTIEKRLNKLKIYFKANNPTHLVAIAKDLGLI; from the coding sequence ATGTTCAAAAAAGTTTTGATAGTAGATGACATCGATTTTAATGATATTGCGGCAGTACAGGTTCTTGAAGAACTTGAAGTTCCCGAAATTGCTTTTGCAAAATATTGTGATGACGCTTTGCTAAAAATTAAAAAAGGCTATAAAGACAACGAACCCTATGAATTATTGATCTCCGATTTGTCGTTTAAAATCGATTACAGAAAAAATACCCTCAACTCTGGCGAGGAATTAATAGCAGCAGTAAAACAATTATTTCCTGAAATAAAAATAATTGCCTTTTCTATCGAAGACAAATCCTATCGCATAAAATCGCTTTTTGACAAATACAGCATCAATGGATTTGTCATGAAAGGCCGAAACAGTATTCCGGAGCTCAAGAAAGCGGTTGAAGTGGTTTACAAAGACACTCAAAAATACTTATCTCCAGAATTGAGCAATATTTTGCAAGACAAGACTATCAATGAAATAGACAATTATGACATCCAACTGATTAAATATCTTTCTATTGGCGTGACTCAGGAAAATATGGAAGCCACATTTAAAGAAGCTGGAATTTCTCCTAACAGTAAAAGCACCATCGAAAAACGCCTCAATAAACTCAAAATATACTTCAAGGCAAACAATCCAACTCATCTTGTGGCTATTGCCAAAGATTTAGGATTGATTTAA
- a CDS encoding tetratricopeptide repeat protein, whose translation MITKKLHFPNFYLSLIVLLALFGCNKKSHIIKNEKSNAAYQIYIDYAEKYFADSQYNRAFFYYNKSKLACNPSEEKVKIIYSLLRMSAIQQIQGDYANSETSATEAISFFNKKTDNQYKIAIYNILGINYKSLFDYENAIYYYNQALKIAENELQKTILKNNIAVIYIDKQNYEDAIQILTPLLSVKEVIENNENYARVLDNLGFSYFKTGNSKKGLDYINQALKIRKQIKDDFGLTSSYQHLSEFYDQTNPVLSCHYAQLSYAKATKVNNVNDRLKSLKQLIKNSTGNQSKKFTEIYFRINDSLNKATQKAKNQFAKIKYDSTKEKNENLVLKAQKAENALELERQKNKNYVSYFFIFLGIITATFYYYYWQKKNKKEKQKAVYESETRISKKLHDELANDVYQTMAFAETQDLQNPIKKETLLGSLDKIYALTRNISRENSKIEMGARFEEELKEMLSGYNNDHVKIIIKDNGDINWQKIEPEKKIALHRVLQELMVNMKKHSQCSFAVISFDSNEKHIEINYSDDGVGIKDSLILKNGLSNVENRIHTINGTIIFDSETTKGFKVKIAIPK comes from the coding sequence ATGATAACAAAAAAGTTACATTTCCCGAATTTTTATTTATCGCTTATAGTTCTATTGGCTCTATTTGGCTGCAATAAAAAATCGCATATAATTAAAAATGAAAAAAGTAATGCGGCATATCAAATCTACATTGACTATGCTGAAAAATATTTTGCAGATTCACAATACAACAGAGCCTTTTTTTATTATAATAAATCAAAACTAGCATGTAATCCATCTGAAGAGAAAGTAAAAATTATTTATTCCTTACTGAGAATGTCTGCTATTCAGCAAATACAAGGCGATTATGCGAACAGCGAAACCAGTGCGACAGAAGCAATATCATTTTTCAACAAAAAGACTGATAATCAATATAAAATTGCGATATATAATATTCTAGGCATTAACTATAAAAGCCTTTTTGATTACGAAAATGCCATTTATTATTACAATCAAGCTCTGAAAATTGCTGAAAATGAATTACAAAAAACAATACTTAAAAACAATATTGCTGTTATTTATATAGACAAGCAGAATTATGAAGATGCTATACAAATTCTTACCCCTTTACTATCTGTAAAAGAAGTTATAGAGAACAATGAAAATTACGCCCGCGTACTTGACAATCTAGGCTTCTCCTATTTCAAAACTGGAAATTCCAAAAAAGGTTTGGATTATATCAATCAGGCTCTAAAAATTAGGAAACAAATAAAGGATGATTTTGGACTAACTTCTTCCTACCAACACTTATCCGAGTTTTATGATCAGACCAATCCTGTTTTATCATGCCATTATGCCCAATTATCCTATGCAAAAGCCACCAAAGTAAATAATGTAAATGATCGTTTGAAATCTTTGAAGCAATTAATTAAAAACAGTACTGGCAATCAATCCAAAAAATTCACAGAAATCTACTTCCGCATCAATGACAGCCTCAATAAAGCTACTCAAAAAGCAAAAAATCAATTTGCAAAAATCAAATACGATTCAACAAAAGAAAAAAATGAAAACCTAGTTCTAAAAGCCCAAAAAGCAGAGAATGCCTTAGAACTGGAACGGCAGAAAAACAAAAATTATGTTTCCTATTTTTTTATCTTCTTAGGAATTATAACTGCCACATTCTATTACTATTATTGGCAAAAGAAAAATAAAAAGGAAAAACAAAAAGCAGTTTATGAAAGTGAAACCCGAATATCCAAAAAACTGCATGACGAATTAGCCAATGATGTTTACCAAACAATGGCTTTTGCAGAAACCCAGGATTTACAAAATCCAATAAAAAAAGAAACGCTACTAGGCAGTCTGGATAAAATATATGCTTTAACCCGAAACATATCAAGAGAAAACAGTAAAATAGAAATGGGTGCCAGGTTTGAAGAAGAACTAAAAGAAATGCTGTCGGGTTACAATAACGATCATGTAAAAATAATTATTAAAGATAATGGCGATATCAATTGGCAAAAAATCGAACCCGAAAAAAAAATTGCCCTGCACAGAGTATTACAGGAATTGATGGTCAACATGAAAAAACACAGTCAGTGTTCTTTTGCTGTTATCAGTTTTGATTCGAATGAAAAACACATTGAAATCAATTATTCTGACGATGGAGTTGGAATAAAAGATTCCTTAATTTTAAAAAACGGACTCTCCAATGTGGAAAACCGTATTCATACCATCAATGGAACTATTATTTTTGACTCAGAAACCACTAAAGGTTTTAAGGTTAAAATAGCAATCCCTAAATAA
- a CDS encoding DUF2490 domain-containing protein, giving the protein MKNLSKVLVLLFPFLIFGQGTSKKEVNQQVQTWVSLNTVTKFAEHWGVVADVHLRENEFFESNNFYFLRGGVSYIPNASVSITGGYAHMWLAPTKEGWSTYADENRVYEQVQLATKVGKVSILQRLRNEQRWQEKMANDEPTGELRFTDRIRYLASFTIPIFTDKKMPSLVVSDELLIHFGKEAVYNTFDQNRLFIGIKQNITPKLSYDLGYMNVYQQKYSGYQYDMNHTIRLFFYLNTTLKHKIPEHS; this is encoded by the coding sequence TTGAAAAATTTATCTAAAGTTTTAGTTCTATTATTTCCCTTTTTAATTTTCGGTCAAGGGACATCCAAAAAAGAAGTTAATCAGCAGGTTCAAACCTGGGTTTCTTTGAATACTGTAACAAAATTTGCAGAGCATTGGGGAGTTGTTGCCGATGTTCATCTTCGTGAAAACGAGTTTTTTGAAAGCAATAATTTTTATTTTCTAAGAGGCGGAGTTTCTTATATTCCAAATGCTTCTGTTTCTATTACTGGCGGTTACGCACACATGTGGCTAGCACCAACGAAAGAAGGATGGTCAACTTATGCAGATGAAAACAGGGTATATGAACAAGTACAGTTAGCTACCAAAGTTGGAAAAGTAAGCATTCTTCAAAGATTGCGAAACGAGCAAAGATGGCAGGAAAAAATGGCGAATGACGAGCCTACTGGCGAACTTCGTTTTACGGACAGAATACGTTATTTGGCCAGTTTTACCATTCCGATATTCACTGATAAAAAAATGCCTTCATTGGTTGTATCCGATGAGCTGTTAATCCATTTTGGAAAGGAGGCAGTCTATAATACATTTGACCAAAACAGATTGTTTATTGGCATTAAACAAAATATCACTCCAAAATTAAGTTATGATTTGGGTTATATGAATGTTTACCAACAAAAATATTCAGGCTATCAGTACGATATGAATCATACGATCCGATTGTTTTTTTATCTTAACACCACTCTAAAACATAAAATACCCGAACATTCTTAA
- the aspA gene encoding aspartate ammonia-lyase has product MKTTRKEHDFLGELEIPDHLYYGIQTFRAVENFNITGIPISKEPLFIKALGYVKKAAARANLDCGALDAKIVEAICYGSDQVIEGKYDKEFVSDLIQGGAGTSVNMNANEVIANIGLEYLGHKKGEYNFLHPNNHVNCSQSTNDAYPSAFRIALYLKMDHFIKTVENLEKAFAAKGTEFKEVLKMGRTQLQDAVPMTLGQEFHSYATTIGEDVLRLKDAQSLVLDINMGATAIGTKVNAPEGYPEICVNYLAKEIGIPLTLSPDLIEATVDTGAYVQIMGTMKRTAVKISKICNDLRLLSSGPRTGFNEINLPARQPGSSIMPGKVNPVIPEVVNQTCFYVIGQDLTVTMAAEAGQLQLNVMEPVIAFAMFTSLDYLSNAIQTLIDKCIIGITANEQHCYNMVMNSIGIVTQLNPILGYEESASIAGEALKTGKSVHQIAVVERKLITQDKWDEIYSLDNLINPKFITS; this is encoded by the coding sequence ATGAAAACAACAAGAAAAGAGCATGACTTTCTAGGTGAATTGGAAATTCCTGATCATTTGTATTATGGGATTCAAACTTTCAGAGCCGTCGAGAATTTTAATATTACCGGCATTCCAATTTCAAAAGAGCCACTGTTTATAAAAGCATTGGGATATGTAAAAAAAGCAGCGGCAAGGGCTAATCTGGATTGCGGGGCTTTGGATGCTAAAATTGTTGAAGCCATTTGTTACGGCAGTGATCAGGTAATTGAGGGTAAATATGATAAGGAATTTGTTAGCGATTTGATTCAGGGCGGTGCTGGTACATCAGTAAATATGAATGCCAATGAGGTTATTGCTAATATTGGATTGGAATATTTAGGGCATAAAAAAGGGGAGTATAATTTTCTCCATCCAAATAATCATGTGAATTGTTCTCAATCTACAAACGATGCATATCCATCAGCTTTTAGGATAGCATTGTATTTAAAAATGGATCATTTTATAAAAACTGTTGAAAATCTCGAAAAAGCTTTTGCCGCAAAAGGCACGGAATTCAAGGAGGTTTTAAAAATGGGACGCACGCAGCTGCAGGATGCAGTGCCAATGACTTTGGGACAAGAATTCCATTCCTACGCAACAACAATAGGAGAGGATGTTTTAAGGCTAAAAGATGCTCAAAGTTTAGTGTTAGATATTAATATGGGAGCAACAGCTATCGGAACTAAAGTAAATGCACCCGAAGGCTATCCTGAAATTTGCGTTAATTATCTGGCTAAAGAAATAGGAATCCCGTTAACCTTGTCTCCAGATTTGATTGAAGCAACGGTTGATACTGGAGCGTATGTTCAGATTATGGGAACAATGAAAAGAACAGCGGTTAAGATTTCCAAAATCTGTAATGATTTGAGATTGCTGAGTTCTGGTCCTCGGACAGGATTCAATGAAATTAACCTGCCAGCGCGTCAGCCGGGTTCTTCAATTATGCCTGGAAAAGTAAATCCCGTAATTCCAGAAGTGGTCAATCAAACCTGTTTTTATGTGATAGGGCAAGATTTAACGGTTACTATGGCTGCCGAAGCTGGTCAACTACAGCTGAACGTGATGGAACCTGTTATCGCTTTTGCAATGTTTACGTCATTGGATTATTTGTCAAACGCCATTCAAACATTAATTGATAAATGTATTATTGGGATTACCGCCAATGAACAGCACTGCTATAATATGGTGATGAACAGTATTGGGATTGTTACTCAGCTAAACCCGATTTTAGGATATGAAGAAAGTGCTAGTATTGCTGGTGAAGCTTTGAAAACAGGAAAGAGTGTTCACCAGATTGCAGTTGTCGAACGCAAATTAATCACTCAGGATAAATGGGATGAAATTTATTCGTTAGATAACTTAATCAATCCAAAATTTATTACTTCATAA
- the rplT gene encoding 50S ribosomal protein L20 produces MPRSVNSVAKRARRKKIMKQAKGFFGRRKNVWTVAKNAVEKAMCYAYRDRKVNKRNFRALWIQRINAGARLEGMSYSQFMGKVKANGIELNRKVLADLAMNHPEAFKAVLNKVK; encoded by the coding sequence ATGCCAAGATCGGTAAATTCAGTTGCTAAAAGAGCAAGAAGAAAAAAAATAATGAAGCAAGCCAAAGGTTTCTTTGGTAGACGTAAAAACGTTTGGACAGTTGCTAAGAATGCGGTAGAGAAAGCAATGTGCTACGCTTACCGTGACAGAAAAGTGAATAAAAGAAATTTCCGTGCATTATGGATTCAACGTATCAACGCTGGAGCTAGATTGGAAGGGATGTCTTATTCTCAATTCATGGGTAAAGTAAAAGCTAACGGAATCGAATTGAACCGTAAAGTTCTTGCTGATTTAGCGATGAATCACCCAGAAGCTTTCAAAGCAGTACTTAATAAAGTAAAATAA
- the rpmI gene encoding 50S ribosomal protein L35 — protein MPKMKTKSSAKKRFKVTGSGKIKRKHAFKSHILTKKSKKRKLALTHSALVHSTDMKSIKQQLRII, from the coding sequence ATGCCTAAAATGAAAACCAAATCTAGCGCCAAGAAACGTTTTAAAGTTACTGGTTCTGGAAAGATTAAGAGAAAGCATGCTTTTAAAAGTCACATCTTGACTAAAAAATCTAAAAAACGTAAATTAGCTTTGACTCACTCAGCACTAGTTCACTCTACAGATATGAAAAGCATCAAACAACAATTAAGAATTATATAA
- the infC gene encoding translation initiation factor IF-3, with amino-acid sequence MRSNRGYQPRVEKKDAHRINNFIRGVQEVRLVGENIEPGVFKLAEALRLADQFELDLVEISPNAEPPVCKIMDYKKFVYEQKKRDKALKAKSTQVVVKEIRFGPQTDEHDYEFKRKNAEKFLKEGAKLKAFVFFKGRSIIYKDQGQILLLRLATDLEEHGKVEAMPVLEGKRMIMFIAPKKKK; translated from the coding sequence ATAAGAAGCAACAGAGGTTACCAACCTCGCGTAGAAAAAAAGGATGCACACAGAATAAATAATTTTATTCGCGGTGTACAAGAAGTAAGACTTGTGGGTGAAAACATAGAGCCTGGAGTTTTTAAACTTGCAGAAGCTTTAAGATTAGCTGACCAATTTGAATTGGATTTAGTTGAGATTTCTCCAAACGCAGAGCCACCGGTTTGTAAAATCATGGATTACAAGAAATTTGTTTACGAACAAAAGAAACGTGATAAGGCACTGAAAGCAAAATCTACTCAAGTAGTAGTGAAAGAAATACGTTTTGGTCCTCAAACAGATGAGCATGATTACGAATTTAAGAGAAAGAATGCTGAAAAATTCTTGAAAGAAGGAGCTAAATTAAAAGCTTTCGTATTCTTTAAAGGACGCTCAATTATCTACAAAGATCAAGGTCAAATTTTATTATTAAGATTGGCAACAGATTTAGAAGAACACGGAAAAGTTGAAGCAATGCCTGTTCTTGAAGGAAAGAGAATGATTATGTTTATTGCTCCTAAGAAGAAAAAATAG
- the thrS gene encoding threonine--tRNA ligase, protein MIKITLPDGSVREFAPEVTPMDVAKSISEGFARNVISASFNGTTIETSTPLTTDGSLTLYTWNDADGKKAFWHSTSHVMAQVLEEMYPGIQLTLGPAISNGFYYDVDFGDQKITEADFKKIEDRVLEISRGKHEFKLRPVTKAEALEIYKDNVYKTELITNLEDGTITFCDHSTFTDLCRGGHIPNTGIIKAMKVMSVAGAYWRGDEKNKQLTRVYGTSFPKQKDLTEYLELLEEAKRRDHRKLGKELELFAFSQKVGAGLPLWLPKGAALRDRLEQFLKKAQKKAGYEQVVTPHIGQKELYVTSGHYAKYGADSFQPINTPAEGEEFLLKPMNCPHHCEIYNVRPWSYKDLPKRYAEFGTVYRYEQSGELHGLTRVRGFTQDDAHIFCTPEQLDEEFKKVIDLVLYVFGSLGFENFTAQISLRDQVNRDKYIGSDENWEKAENAIINAAADKGLNTVVEYGEAAFYGPKLDFMVKDALGRQWQLGTIQVDYNLPERFELTYKGSDNELHRPVMIHRAPFGSMERFIAILLEHTAGNFPLWLMPEQAIILSLSEKYENYAKKVLNLLENHEIRALIDNRSETIGKKIRDAEMQKIPFMLIVGEEEEKNGTISIRRHGQEGKGNISVTIEEFASIVDEEIKKTLKVFTV, encoded by the coding sequence ATGATTAAGATTACTTTGCCCGATGGGTCAGTTAGAGAGTTTGCTCCAGAAGTAACTCCGATGGATGTTGCAAAAAGCATCAGTGAAGGATTTGCCAGAAATGTGATTTCGGCTTCTTTTAATGGTACAACTATTGAAACATCTACACCACTGACGACCGACGGCAGTCTTACATTATATACTTGGAATGATGCTGATGGCAAAAAAGCTTTTTGGCATTCAACTTCACACGTTATGGCGCAAGTGCTTGAAGAGATGTATCCTGGGATTCAATTAACTCTTGGCCCTGCAATCTCTAATGGATTCTACTACGATGTAGATTTTGGAGACCAAAAGATTACTGAGGCTGATTTTAAAAAAATTGAAGATCGTGTTCTTGAAATTTCAAGAGGAAAACATGAGTTTAAACTGCGTCCGGTTACTAAAGCAGAAGCATTGGAAATATACAAAGACAATGTTTATAAAACCGAACTGATTACTAATCTTGAAGACGGAACTATTACTTTTTGCGATCATTCTACCTTTACCGATTTATGCCGCGGAGGCCATATTCCAAACACTGGCATCATTAAAGCAATGAAAGTAATGAGCGTTGCCGGAGCTTACTGGAGAGGTGACGAGAAAAACAAACAGCTGACTCGTGTTTATGGAACTTCATTTCCGAAACAAAAAGATCTAACTGAATACCTAGAATTACTGGAAGAAGCAAAACGCCGTGACCATAGAAAACTAGGAAAAGAATTAGAATTGTTTGCTTTTTCTCAAAAAGTAGGCGCTGGTTTGCCATTATGGCTACCAAAAGGAGCTGCTTTGAGAGACAGATTAGAGCAATTTTTGAAAAAAGCACAGAAAAAAGCAGGTTATGAGCAAGTTGTAACTCCGCATATTGGACAAAAAGAATTATATGTAACTTCTGGTCACTATGCTAAATACGGTGCAGACAGTTTCCAGCCTATCAATACACCTGCTGAAGGTGAAGAGTTTTTATTGAAACCCATGAACTGTCCTCATCACTGTGAAATCTACAATGTAAGACCTTGGTCATACAAAGATTTACCAAAGCGCTACGCTGAGTTTGGAACAGTTTACAGATATGAACAAAGCGGTGAATTACACGGTTTAACTCGTGTTCGCGGGTTTACTCAGGACGATGCCCATATTTTTTGTACTCCAGAACAATTGGATGAAGAGTTTAAAAAAGTAATCGACTTGGTACTATATGTATTTGGCTCTTTAGGTTTTGAAAACTTTACAGCACAGATTTCTTTGAGAGACCAAGTAAACAGGGATAAATATATAGGTTCTGACGAAAATTGGGAGAAAGCAGAGAATGCTATTATCAATGCAGCAGCAGACAAAGGACTAAATACCGTTGTTGAATACGGAGAGGCTGCTTTCTACGGTCCAAAACTGGATTTCATGGTAAAGGATGCTTTAGGCAGACAATGGCAACTAGGGACGATTCAAGTAGATTACAATTTACCGGAGCGTTTTGAATTGACTTACAAAGGATCTGACAATGAACTACATAGACCCGTAATGATTCACAGAGCACCTTTTGGATCTATGGAACGATTTATTGCGATCTTACTGGAACATACAGCAGGAAATTTCCCACTTTGGTTAATGCCTGAGCAGGCAATTATACTGTCTTTGAGCGAGAAATATGAAAATTATGCTAAAAAAGTTTTAAATCTGCTAGAAAATCACGAAATTCGCGCCCTAATTGACAACAGAAGCGAGACAATAGGAAAGAAAATCAGAGATGCAGAAATGCAGAAAATCCCGTTTATGCTGATTGTAGGTGAGGAAGAAGAGAAAAACGGAACCATTTCTATTCGCCGTCATGGTCAAGAAGGAAAAGGCAATATCAGCGTTACAATAGAAGAATTTGCTTCGATTGTTGACGAGGAAATCAAAAAAACATTAAAAGTATTTACAGTTTAA